In Fusarium oxysporum f. sp. lycopersici 4287 chromosome 12, whole genome shotgun sequence, one DNA window encodes the following:
- a CDS encoding alcohol dehydrogenase, translating into MGSLSLPRLYILDTDLSNFPNPKGRILSCYINGSDLRTVHDQMKTMPDGITIDHQNGFMYWTNMGPTFKSNDGSIERSRLDGSERTTVVSTGTVGVYTPKQITLARQSRKLYWCDREGMKVMRCNLDGSDVEVLVSTGSSAEDRKDMCRWCVGITVDESMGYFYWSQKGPSKGSQGRIFRAKIDNPAQVETVIDKLPEPIDLEFDESTQTLYWTDRGDPPSGNSLNRAFIGDLSAAPEREVLARRLHETIGLALDKNTATAYVTDLSGGVYAVDLKKKTKTVLFPELGDLTGIALA; encoded by the coding sequence ATGGGATCCCTTAGCTTGCCGCGTCTTTACATCCTCGACACAGATTTATCCAACTTCCCCAATCCCAAAGGTCGCATTCTATCATGTTACATCAACGGCAGCGACCTTCGTACAGTCCATGATCAGATGAAGACGATGCCAGATGGAATCACAATTGATCACCAAAATGGCTTCATGTACTGGACAAACATGGGTCCCACCTTCAAATCCAACGATGGCTCCATCGAGCGCTCAAGATTAGACGGCTCCGAACGAACAACCGTTGTGAGCACTGGTACGGTTGGTGTTTATACCCCGAAGCAAATCACTCTGGCGCGACAAAGTCGGAAGTTGTACTGGTGCGATAGAGAAGGAATGAAGGTTATGCGCTGTAATCTTGATGGATCTGACGTTGAGGTTCTGGTGTCAACTGGCTCAAGTGCAGAGGACAGAAAAGATATGTGCCGTTGGTGCGTTGGTATCACAGTAGATGAGTCAATGGGATACTTCTACTGGTCACAAAAAGGCCCATCAAAAGGATCCCAAGGGCGTATCTTCCGAGCCAAGATTGACAACCCAGCACAAGTCGAGACAGTCATTGACAAGCTCCCCGAACCTATTGACTTGGAATTCGACGAGAGCACACAAACTCTGTACTGGACAGATCGTGGCGATCCTCCATCTGGAAATTCACTGAATCGTGCTTTTATCGGAGATCTTAGCGCCGCGCCTGAGCGGGAGGTTCTGGCTAGGCGACTACACGAGACGATTGGGCTTGCATTGGATAAGAATACGGCAACGGCGTATGTGACGGACTTGTCAGGAGGTGTATATGCTGTCgacctgaagaagaagacaaaaaCAGTGCTATTTCCCGAGCTGGGCGATCTCACAGGCATAGCATTGGCGTAG
- a CDS encoding 3-hydroxybutyryl-CoA dehydrogenase produces the protein MSSIKSVAIIGCGAIGASWGALFIAQGLQVKAFDINPAAETYLRNFIRDALPVLSSTGLVKNTEAKPEDVVFTTSLEQALRDVDFVQENGPERIDFKRRLFQQMGEKLGPDVIIATSSSGLTCSSIQEGMTAAAHPQRCVVGHPFNPPHLIPLVEVVGGSQTSPATIETTMTFYTSLGKKPIHLQKEVPGHVANRIQAAVMREVFHILQQDVCSVQDVDDAVSYGPGLRWGVMGPNMLFHLGGGEGGIEHFADHLLGPLQGWYAKENPVVDEDLKEKWIEGTKGAVGARGYGGLVKQRDEELVRLLNVRRDWDAFAEGKGKHES, from the coding sequence ATGTCATCAATCAAGTCCGTCGCAATCATCGGCTGCGGTGCAATCGGCGCCTCATGGGGTGCCCTCTTCATCGCCCAAGGTCTACAAGTCAAAGCCTTCGACATCAATCCAGCCGCGGAGACATATCTTCGCAACTTCATCCGCGATGCTCTCCCCGTTCTATCATCAACCGGCCTTGTCAAGAACACAGAAGCCAAGCCTGAAGATGTTGTCTTCACCACCAGTCTTGAACAAGCTCTTCGAGATGTCGATTTCGTTCAGGAAAATGGTCCCGAGAGAATTGACTTTAAGAGAAGGCTATTTCAGCAGATGGGAGAGAAACTTGGGCCTGATGTGATTATCGCGACGAGCTCAAGTGGTCTTACCTGTTCTTCTATCCAAGAGGGTATGACTGCTGCAGCGCACCCTCAACGCTGTGTCGTCGGTCATCCTTTCAACCCTCCTCATCTTATTCCCCTCGTCGAAGTCGTCGGCGGTTCGCAAACATCACCAGCCACCATCGAAACTACAATGACATTCTATACTAGCCTTGGCAAAAAGCCCATCCACCTGCAAAAGGAAGTCCCCGGCCACGTCGCAAACAGAATCCAAGCAGCAGTTATGCGCGAAGTTTTCCACATCCTCCAACAAGACGTCTGCTCCGTTCaagatgttgacgatgcgGTATCTTATGGTCCTGGCTTAAGATGGGGAGTCATGGGACCGAACATGTTGTTTCATCTTGGTGGTGGGGAGGGAGGCATTGAGCATTTTGCAGATCATTTGTTGGGACCTCTTCAGGGTTGGTATGCGAAGGAAAATCcggttgttgatgaggattTGAAAGAGAAGTGGATTGAGGGGACGAAAGGGGCTGTTGGGGCGAGGGGATATGGGGGGTTGGTGAAACAGAGGGATGAGGAGCTGGTTAGGTTGTTAAACGTCAGGAGGGATTGGGATGCTTTTGCAGAGGGAAAGGGCAAGCACGAATCATAG
- a CDS encoding hypothetical protein (At least one base has a quality score < 10), with protein sequence MSQEPRVPDVYGPGTHTDRTFVPVPQDTQRIFRLIASQTPGFTQDESILSKVTFTGDEFPVISGPIKAVSVAAALHAMAGVVADEILTLRGVEDRDRKVTVNTTHAGLWFGNIATAYIDGKDVFALTKSGELKKLLPDWERGWVDTPLKYRTTGLYPTSDPDIWYSLHGSMNAEPVLKSIGVDPSEAITSNEDAAAHIAKFTSKLSPEKLEFTNLVNGNCGSICFTPKQWNESEMGKSLAAHPLINVKAQPHAIPTPPVAFPPLDPADKRPLAGIKVVEMTRVIAGPQIGTILSSFGADVIRVNPPHLPDINIMQLTLNAGKRTIPIDLRKPEDAAIIKSLIAEADVFIQGFRMNKMPKFGLGLNDILKMAGERGRGIVHVSENCYGPDGYYAERPGWQQIADAAAGSAYVTGRSLNLPNNEAVLPSLPVSDMTTGALGAVGTLLALRDRAINGGSYAVSRISRRSQRWAEMRGSHHVLDLLMTVWDGWKRVLGKELSEDGGWYQSFETSAFNGKKLSILKPVVSLSDEEVTPRWKTPSVPYAYEKAEGIKFQ encoded by the exons ATGTCACAAGAACCCAGAGTCCCAGACGTCTATGGGCCCGGTACTCATACTGACCGCACATTCGTCCCCGTCCCCCAAGACACACAACGCATCTTCCGTCTCATCGCCTCTCAAACACCTGGCTTCACCCAAGATGAATCCATCCTCTCAAAAGTCACATTCACCGGCGATGAGTTCCCAGTCATCTCCGGCCCCATCAAAGCTGTCTCCGTAGCAGCTGCTCTTCACGCCATGGCCGGTGTAGTAGCCGATGAGATCCTCACTCTTAGAGGTGTTGAGGATAGGGACCGAAAAGTCACTGTCAACACTACACATGCTGGACTTTGGTTTGGCAACATCGCTACTGCATATATTGATGGCAAGGACGTCTTTGCGTTGACCAAGTCtggagagttgaagaagctgttgcCAGATTGGGAACGAGGATGGGTTGATACACCTCTCAAGTATCGCACCACAGGGCTTTATCCTACCTCTGATCCTGACATTTGGTACTCTCTCCACGGCTCCATGAACGCAGAGCCAGTCCTCAAGTCTATCGGCGTGGACCCATCTGAGGCCATCACCTCCAACGAAGATGCAGCCGCTCACATAGCAAAGTTCACAAGCAAACTCTCACCTGAGAAGCTTGAGTTCACAAACCTTGTCAACGGCAACTGCGGCAGTATCTGCTTCACACCTAAGCAGTGGAACGAAAGTGAGATGGGCAAGTCCCTCGCTGCTCATCCCCTCATCAATGTCAAGGCTCAACCTCACGCTATTCCTACACCGCCCGTTGCTTTCCCTCCTCTCGATCCAGCTGATAAGCGCCCGCTGGCTGGTATCAAAGTCGTTGAGATGACCCGTGTTATCGCCGGCCCTCAAATCGGCACGATCCTTTCTAGCTTCGGCGCTGATGTTATTCGCGTTAATCCCCCTCACTTGCCtgatatcaacatcatgCAGCTCACTCTTAACGCTGGAAAGCGCACCATCCCTATTGACCTGCGAAAGCCCGAGGATGCGGCTATCATCAAGTCTCTTATCGCCGAGGCAGATGTGTTCATCCAAGGCTTTCGCATGAACAAGATGCCTAAGTTTGGCCTTGGATTGAACGACATCCTCAAGATGGCTGGCGAGCGAGGCCGCGGTATCGTTCATGTTTCGGAGAACTGTTATGGCCCTGATGGCTATTATGCTGAGCGACCCGGTTGGCAACAGATTGCTGATGCAGCTGCGGGATCAGCATACGTCACTGGCCGTTCCCTTAACTTGCCCAACAACGAAGCTGTCCTGCCTTCGCTACCTGTTAGCGACATGACCACTGGTGCTCTCGGCGCAGTAGGTactcttctcgctcttcgcGATCGCGCCATCAACGGCGGAAGCTACGCCGTTTCACGCATCTCTCGTCGCAGTCAACGC TGGGCTGAGATGAGAGGATCGCAtcatgttcttgatcttttgatGACGGTTTGGGATGGCTGGAAGAGAGTCCTTGGTAAGGAGTTGTCGGAAGATGGTGGATGGTACCAAAGCTTTGAGACGAGCGCTTTTAACGGGAAGAAGTTGAGCATACTTAAGCCTGTTGTGAGTTTGAGTGATGAGGAGGTGACGCCGCGATGGAAGACACCCAGTGTTCCTTATGCTtatgagaaggctgagggCATCAAGTTTCAGTAA
- a CDS encoding serine/threonine protein kinase produces MSTPTVRYKYIEEVEVLEDYRPGGYHPVQINDTLRHDRYQIVHKPGHGTFSTAWLALNRNSSTYVAVKVGASYADKNEVDILSRLAMTDVARSLAVQVIKAVAHVHSRVYAHGDLHLGNLLLRLPASLNNLSIDQLYAKFGAPKLKPIARLDGCLIFELFAHRSLIDGIIAPQDDITAQQVHLQGIPPPEWWDKWDKRSKWFDNKGQALSNEQDIWSWDRRFRQWIQEPRKSEGMETINSEEAAALLDLLKRMLAWKPENRPQAQQILESGWVKEWALPAYNKTKRTPEVERA; encoded by the exons ATGTCTACGCCAACTGTCAGATATAAGTACATCGAAGAAGTCGAGGTACTTGAAGATTATCGGCCCGGAGGCTACCATCCTGTTCAGATTAATGATACTCTGCGTCATGACCGTTACCAGATAGTGCACAAACCTGGGCATGGCACATTCTCAACCGCCTGGCTTGCCCTCAACCGAAATTCATCCACCTACGTTGCAGTGAAGGTTGGAGCTTCATATGCGGATAAAAATGAAGTCGATATTCTCTCGAGGCTCGCAATGACCG ACGTGGCCAGATCTCTGGCTGTTCAAGTTATAAAAGCTGTGGCTCATGTTCACTCGCGCGTTTATGCCCATGGAG ATCTTCACTTGGGCAACCTATTGTTACGACTTCCAGCTTCGCTCAACAACCTGTCGATCGACCAGTTGTATGCAAAGTTCGGTGCCCCAAAGCTGAAGCCTATCGCTCGTCTAGACGG CTGTCTGATATTTGAGTTATTTGCCCATCGCTCCCTCATTGATGGCATTATCGCCCCCCAGGACGACATCACTGCGCAACAAGTTCACCTGCAGGGTATTCCACCGCCTGAATGGTGGGACAAGTGGGACAAGCGCTCGAAATGGTTTGATAACAAAGGCCAGGCGCTCAGTAACGAGCAGGATATCTGGTCATGGGACAGACGGTTCAGACAGTGGATACAAGAGCCGAGGAAATCGGAGGGTATGGAAACCATCAACTCAGAGGAGGCGGCTGCGCTATTGGACTTACTGAAACGAATGCTTGCATGGAAGCCAGAGAATCGGCCTCAGGCGCAGCAGATATTGGAATCAGGATGGGTGAAAGAATGGGCTTTGCCAGCCTACAACAAAACCAAGCGAACTCCAGAAGTCGAAAGAGCATGA